A window of Hevea brasiliensis isolate MT/VB/25A 57/8 chromosome 14, ASM3005281v1, whole genome shotgun sequence contains these coding sequences:
- the LOC110669350 gene encoding cation/H(+) antiporter 15-like, whose protein sequence is MNDNNLVNTGEYMIHRGSGNTLTVCYYENVTNDKAFWKSENSLISALPFFVIQLSIMMLCIRLLFFLLKPLRQPRFLAELLSGLLVGPTFWADTPFFAKYIHPIKSTKTLDTMGQLGLVYYMFLVGLEMDLTMLRHIEKKALSNAAVGILLPLCMGIGLYFLFMEFKQPKTIGMGGAVWAITLTVTSFSDLARVLSDMKLLQTDIGRLALSSAVVSDLVAWALLVTTITIVNQHFYYLNVLAILVFMFLCWFVVRPALAWLIRLNNTSNGGMDYELLIYFILGGVVIFGFVTDACGSQSMIGAFMFGLIIPKGELGMRLMEKLEDMVTGILLPAFFWTNGLKVNLIDLSKSVNFVVLFIVVVLACFSKIISAFIFSMFQGMSAREGIALGVLMNTKGVLALIVLNSGRDLPGFDQQMFATMTIALILMTLIGKPIAMATTKSTKNVKQYKRRTIERSKHDSELRILSCIHSVTNLSGMINLLQVSNPTKQSPICVFALHLVQLTARRVSAMLIVHDAYNRAPSSGQENHSREVEESEHIINAFQSYESKSTAVSIQALTVVSPYTSMHEDVSRLAEDKRVNLILVPFHKQPDVYGKLQEDEDASLRAVNQNLLATAPCSMGILIDRGLGESEAQSHFIMLFIGGADNREALAYAWRMAGSASVTLTVVRFLPSTPTVDDETEAITEQERERKLDDEYINDFRFRTMYDQSITYIEAAVNSGNDIITSMRRMEGDYDLFIVGRGQGALPQLTSGLIEWSDCEELGALGDTLLSSDFAENSSILVIQQHYVHGATDGGSKSAHGHNKFHFNHGRMTWLSPK, encoded by the exons ATGAATGACAATAATCTGGTGAATACTGGAGAATATATGATTCATCGAGGATCTGGAAATACCTTGACGGTGTgttattatgaaaatgtaaccaaTGACAAGGCTTTCtggaaaagtgaaaattcctTGATTAGTGCTCTCCCTTTCTTCGTCATTCAATTGAGCATCATGATGTTGTGCATTCGCCTTCTCTTCTTTCTCCTCAAACCTCTTCGTCAGCCACGTTTCTTAGCTGAGCTACTT AGTGGTCTCCTCGTTGGTCCAACTTTCTGGGCAGACACCCCCTTTTTTGCAAAATATATACATCCTATCAAGTCCACCAAGACCCTGGACACCATGGGACAGTTGGGTCTCGTTTACTATATGTTCCTTGTGGGTCTAGAGATGGATCTAACCATGTTGAGACACATTGAGAAGAAGGCTCTGTCTAATGCCGCCGTCGGAATTCTACTTCCGCTGTGCATGGGAATTGGATTGTATTTCCTCTTCATGGAATTCAAACAACCAAAAACAATAGGCATGGGTGGTGCAGTGTGGGCTATTACCCTCACTGTCACAAGCTTCTCAGATCTTGCTCGAGTGCTTTCGGACATGAAGCTTCTCCAAACGGACATAGGAAGATTGGCCTTATCTTCAGCAGTTGTTTCTGACCTTGTTGCTTGGGCTCTTCTCGTCACCACAATAACAATCGTTAACCAACATTTTTATTACTTGAATGTCTTAGCAATCCTTGTGTTCATGTTCTTATGTTGGTTTGTGGTGCGTCCTGCACTCGCATGGCTTATTCGCCTCAACAACACCTCCAATGGAGGCATGGATTACGAGCTTCTCATATATTTCATTCTCGGCGGCGTAGTCATTTTTGGATTCGTCACAGACGCTTGTGGGTCGCAGTCCATGATCGGAGCTTTCATGTTCGGACTCATTATACCCAAGGGGGAACTGGGAATGAGGCTCATGGAGAAGCTTGAAGACATGGTGACTGGAATTTTGCTTCCGGCCTTCTTCTGGACCAATGGGCTCAAGGTCAACCTCATAGATTTAAGCAAGAGCGTTAACTTTGTTGTGCTGTTCATAGTCGTAGTTTTGGCTTGCTTCAGCAAGATCATAAGCGCCTTCATCTTCTCAATGTTCCAGGGCATGTCTGCTCGTGAAGGCATCGCTCTTGGGGTGCTTATGAACACAAAAGGAGTCCTGGCTTTGATTGTTCTCAACTCCGGGCGAGACTTACCG GGTTTTGACCAACAAATGTTCGCCACAATGACGATTGCATTGATATTAATGACTCTGATAGGAAAGCCCATTGCCATGGCTACCACCAAGTCCACAAAGAATGTAAAACAGTACAAACGCAGGACCATTGAGAGGAGTAAACATGACTCCGAACTTCGAATACTTTCGTGCATTCATTCGGTCACCAACTTATCAGGAATGATCAATCTCCTCCAAGTCTCTAACCCCACCAAGCAGTCTCCCATATGCGTTTTCGCTCTCCATTTGGTTCAACTCACTGCTAGACGTGTTTCTGCGATGCTAATTGTCCACGACGCTTACAATCGCGCGCCTAGCTCTGGGCAAGAGAACCACAGCCGCGAAGTAGAAGAGTCTGAGCATATCATCAATGCCTTCCAAAGCTATGAAAGCAAATCCACGGCTGTGTCAATTCAAGCACTCACAGTTGTGTCTCCATACACCTCAATGCACGAAGACGTTAGCAGACTAGCTGAGGACAAGAGAGTCAACCTCATTCTGGTTCCATTTCACAAACAGCCAGACGTTTATGGGAAATTGCAGGAGGATGAGGACGCTTCTTTGAGAGCCGTGAACCAAAACCTCTTGGCAACAGCACCCTGCTCCATGGGAATACTTATCGATCGAGGCCTTGGAGAGTCCGAAGCTCAAAGCCACTTCATCATGCTCTTCATTGGCGGGGCAGACAACCGCGAGGCCTTAGCTTATGCATGGAGAATGGCAGGATCAGCAAGCGTAACACTCACAGTAGTGCGGTTTCTTCCAAGTACACCGACGGTAGATGATGAAACAGAAGCTATAACAGAGCAGGAAAGGGAGAGAAAGCTAGATGATGAGTATATCAACGACTTCAGGTTCAGGACAATGTATGATCAGTCCATAACATACATAGAAGCAGCAGTGAATTCTGGGAATGACATTATCACGTCAATGAGAAGAATGGAAGGTGATTATGACTTGTTTATAGTAGGGCGAGGACAAGGAGCTTTACCGCAATTGACATCAGGACTAATAGAATGGAGTGACTGTGAGGAGTTGGGAGCATTAGGAGACACGTTGCTTTCATCTGATTTTGCAGAGAATTCATCCATTCTGGTAATTCAACAACATTATGTTCATGGAGCCACAGATGGAGGAAGCAAGAGCGCCCACGGTCACAATAAGTTCCATTTTAATCATGGGCGTATGACTTGGCTTTCACCCAAATGA